The proteins below come from a single Papaver somniferum cultivar HN1 chromosome 11, ASM357369v1, whole genome shotgun sequence genomic window:
- the LOC113322381 gene encoding uncharacterized protein LOC113322381: MEEQKKKGILTRSKRKLEMDDVPIAYMEEQKKKKNENLTLGKRKIEMDGGPIASNKRWKLTAHRTATAESPHQKLPHECMVFTLGSISWRESSTPTTLPVIAVSAGIIQEKMKKKVILSRMSFSRSAIYVGGALYWRVLTRDQGFGDNKEEDQETEMLLCFDIHNEQFQLISLPLECSLKIKTGTTTITTEQEQQLIDHRLLEFEGSPCIARLQTGEQRNNGNCCCKVHLYVLKDRVKSEWSAEIFDVCDNTSMIQDMSNPPPCIIATATSSTTATTTTVTTTTTVAAAAATTTATTTTSTTTHAPQPITQIMCASDRVILYWFDNVCVQLYDLRRKRLKMVKYSPVDPTKDVELFSCEVRGRVFPYDDDVDKLIYCRRDHIDYKLHSYVENSLPLKIFIPKECTILRDYMNWLLENKDIEDGLGYVYTDGKNRTPDFHCFCKRLSKEGSR, encoded by the exons atggaggagcagaagaagaagggaatCCTAACCCGGTCTAAGAGGAAGCTGGAGATGGATGATGTTCCAATTGCGTATAtggaggagcagaagaagaagaagaatgaaaaccTAACTCTGGGGAAGAGGAAGATTGAGATGGATGgcggtccaattgcttctaacAAGAGATGGAAATTGACTGCTCATAGAACAGCAACAGCTGAATCTCCTCATCAGAAACTTCCTCATGAG TGCATGGTTTTCACACTGGGAAGCATATCATGGAGAGAGTCGTCTACTCCTACTACCCTCCCTGTTATTGCAGTTAGCGCTGGAATTATACaggaaaagatgaagaagaaggtgattttGTCAAGGATGAGTTTTTCTAGATCAGCTATATATGTTGGTGGAGCTCTTTACTGGAGGGTACTTACTAGAGATCAAGGGTTTGGTGATAACAAAGAAGAGGATCAGGAGACGGAAATGCTGCTATGTTTTGACATTCACAATGAACAGTTTCAACTCATTTCTCTTCCTCTTGAATGTAGCTTAAAGATCAAGACGGGGACAACAACAATAACTACTGAGCAGGAGCAACAGTTAATTGATCATCGTCTTTTGGAATTTGAAGGATCTCCCTGTATAGCACGTCTACAGACTGGTGAGCAAAGGAATAATGGCAACTGTTGTTGTAAGGTTCATTTGTATGTATTGAAGGACAGAGTCAAGTCAGAATGGAGCgcagagatttttgatgtttgtgaTAATACTAGTATGATTCAAGATATGTCTAATCCTCCTCCCTGCATCATAGCAACAGCTACTTCTTCTACGACTgcgaccaccaccaccgtcacAACTACTACTACAGTTGCAGCTGCAGCTGCCACTACAACTGCTACTACAACTACTAGTACTACTACTCATGCTCCTCAGCCAATAACACAGATAATGTGTGCATCTGATAGAGTTATCTTGTACTGGTTTGATAACGTATGTGTTCAGTTGTACGATTTGAGGAGAAAACGTCTCAAGATGGTGAAGTATTCGCCCGTCGATCCCACAAAAGATGTTGAGTTGTTTAGCTGCGAGGTAAGGGGACGTGTCTTCCcttatgatgatgatgttgataaacTTATTTATTGTAGACGGGATCATATCGACTATAAGCTCCATAGTTATGTAGAGAACTCTCTCCCTCTTAAGATCTTCATACCAAAAGAATGTACTATCTTGCGGGATTACATGAACTGGTTGCTTGAAAACAAGGATATAGAGGATGGACTAGGTTATGTATATACGGATGGAAAAAATAGAACGCCAGATTTTCATTGTTTTTGCAAGAGATTATCTAAGGAAGGGTCTCGATAA